In a genomic window of Aggregatimonas sangjinii:
- a CDS encoding helix-turn-helix domain-containing protein produces MIAIEVNSLPIAEVMDDIAKAFETKYIESCGTYYLDLPSHIGEGNIRGVSFDGGMGIVQYDCIFKEAIEFQFTINEIHPLKFLYCLKGSLLHRFENYEDIHEINHYQEAIVASDFFNGHVLRFQPKVHTVVNSLEITRKEFQKKVQCELVTMDQTLQDLFNDIEARKSFYHEGFYSLKLADLFREMQTFEERDFLKKLFLEGKAYQMLTAQILQYQDDLEDASNRSILRQSEIKQIESAAKLIKKQISELETISDIAGEVGLNNNKLQEGFQNLYGVTVNQYIQQVRLDLIKDLILNTEYSISEIVDLVGLNSKSYLSKIFRDEYGTTPSEYRKHFMETLLKKRAKT; encoded by the coding sequence ATGATTGCAATAGAAGTAAATTCCCTGCCCATCGCAGAAGTAATGGACGACATCGCCAAAGCTTTTGAAACCAAATACATAGAAAGCTGTGGAACATACTATCTTGATCTTCCTTCGCATATAGGAGAAGGAAATATTCGAGGTGTTAGCTTTGACGGGGGTATGGGCATCGTTCAATATGACTGTATTTTTAAGGAGGCTATTGAGTTTCAGTTCACGATTAATGAAATACATCCCTTAAAGTTCTTGTATTGCTTAAAGGGTTCGTTATTACATAGATTCGAGAATTATGAAGATATACATGAGATAAATCATTACCAAGAGGCTATTGTGGCCAGTGACTTTTTCAACGGCCACGTGCTGCGGTTTCAACCTAAAGTGCACACCGTTGTCAACAGTTTGGAAATAACCCGTAAAGAATTTCAAAAGAAGGTACAGTGCGAACTGGTCACCATGGACCAAACCCTTCAAGATCTCTTTAATGACATTGAGGCTAGAAAATCTTTTTATCACGAAGGGTTCTATAGCCTAAAATTGGCGGACCTGTTTCGGGAAATGCAGACTTTCGAAGAAAGGGATTTCTTGAAAAAGCTATTTTTAGAGGGCAAGGCCTATCAAATGCTTACTGCACAGATCTTGCAGTATCAAGATGATTTGGAAGATGCCTCAAATCGAAGTATCCTGAGACAATCGGAAATAAAGCAAATCGAGTCCGCCGCAAAATTGATCAAGAAACAAATTTCTGAATTGGAGACGATCAGTGATATCGCAGGTGAAGTTGGGTTGAACAACAACAAGCTCCAAGAAGGATTTCAGAATCTATATGGTGTAACGGTAAATCAATACATTCAACAGGTACGCCTTGATCTTATTAAAGATCTGATTTTGAATACGGAATACAGCATTTCTGAAATCGTAGATTTGGTAGGTCTCAACAGTAAGAGCTATCTTTCCAAGATTTTCAGGGACGAGTACGGTACAACGCCCTCGGAATACAGAAAGCATTTTATGGAAACCCTACTTAAAAAGAGAGCAAAGACCTAA
- a CDS encoding ferritin-like domain-containing protein: MNDDVKKIEEKLQEVIDKTEDAIKGFNKAAENASDVSTKTYFSRRAKNRQRFLTQLKNASPDLRLGNEDIDGTTAGAVHRTWMDVKAFFSADNDESMLEEAVRGDKSAIEEYNEVLAETHVPARVKEILREQRDAIQNDLETSEILEDFR; the protein is encoded by the coding sequence ATGAATGATGATGTAAAAAAAATCGAAGAAAAATTACAGGAAGTAATCGACAAAACCGAAGATGCGATCAAGGGTTTTAACAAGGCAGCTGAAAATGCCAGTGATGTAAGCACTAAAACGTACTTTTCTAGGAGAGCTAAAAACCGACAGCGTTTCTTAACGCAGCTTAAAAATGCATCTCCTGATCTCCGTTTGGGAAATGAGGATATTGACGGAACTACAGCTGGGGCAGTGCACCGTACTTGGATGGACGTAAAAGCGTTCTTTTCTGCCGATAACGACGAATCTATGCTCGAAGAGGCGGTACGAGGCGACAAATCGGCGATTGAGGAATACAATGAAGTTCTGGCCGAAACCCATGTTCCTGCAAGAGTTAAGGAGATACTCAGGGAGCAGCGCGATGCAATTCAAAATGACCTCGAGACATCCGAAATCTTAGAGGATTTTAGATAG
- a CDS encoding CsbD family protein, whose protein sequence is MNEDQFKGKWNIAKGKLKQKYGELTDDDLTYTEGKSDELLGKLQEKTGESKEKLKEMIDNM, encoded by the coding sequence ATGAACGAAGATCAATTTAAAGGCAAATGGAATATTGCCAAAGGAAAATTAAAACAGAAATATGGCGAACTTACCGATGACGATTTGACCTATACGGAAGGAAAATCTGATGAACTGCTCGGCAAACTGCAAGAAAAGACAGGCGAGAGCAAGGAGAAATTGAAAGAGATGATCGATAATATGTAA
- a CDS encoding type 1 glutamine amidotransferase domain-containing protein gives MKLENKKIAILATDGFEKSELFEPLKALKNEGATVHVVSPKDGEIKSWDTDNWGETITVDKVLSEANAADYNSLVLPGGVINPDLLRVNTNALSFIRAFFETGKPVAAICHAPWLLVSAKVIENRKVTSYKSIKDDIKNAGANWVDEEVVVDQGLVTSRNPDDLPAFIRKIIEETREGKHDEQVVDA, from the coding sequence ATGAAATTAGAAAACAAGAAAATCGCTATCCTGGCAACGGATGGCTTTGAGAAATCAGAATTATTCGAGCCCTTGAAAGCGCTCAAAAACGAAGGTGCCACAGTACATGTTGTTTCTCCCAAGGATGGAGAAATCAAGAGCTGGGATACAGATAATTGGGGAGAAACCATTACCGTAGACAAAGTGCTTTCAGAGGCCAACGCCGCTGATTACAATAGTTTGGTGCTACCCGGTGGTGTCATCAACCCAGATCTGTTACGTGTGAATACAAACGCCCTTAGTTTTATACGTGCGTTCTTTGAAACTGGTAAACCCGTGGCCGCGATTTGTCATGCCCCGTGGCTGCTCGTGAGTGCCAAGGTCATCGAAAATAGAAAGGTTACTTCCTACAAAAGTATAAAAGACGATATTAAAAATGCCGGGGCCAATTGGGTAGACGAAGAAGTAGTAGTAGACCAAGGTTTGGTTACCAGTAGAAATCCTGATGATCTGCCGGCCTTTATTCGTAAGATTATTGAAGAAACCCGAGAAGGAAAACACGATGAGCAGGTAGTCGATGCCTAA
- the hpf gene encoding ribosome hibernation-promoting factor, HPF/YfiA family — protein MEIIYEYHDVTASDRLEAFAKEKLDSLGEKYNMVIRADVFFKQENTSSDETGKICNIRLSLPGPRLFAEASHDNYQSAISEAVSDLERQLRKRKEKMSNY, from the coding sequence ATGGAAATCATATATGAATACCACGATGTTACGGCAAGCGACCGTCTTGAAGCCTTTGCAAAGGAAAAGCTGGACTCCCTTGGTGAAAAATATAATATGGTCATTCGGGCCGATGTCTTTTTTAAACAAGAGAACACCAGCTCGGATGAAACAGGCAAAATCTGTAACATACGATTAAGCCTTCCAGGACCTAGGCTTTTCGCCGAGGCAAGCCATGACAACTATCAGAGTGCTATATCGGAGGCGGTCAGTGATTTGGAACGGCAGCTGCGAAAGCGTAAAGAAAAAATGAGCAACTATTGA
- a CDS encoding VOC family protein: MKVQSYLAFNGNCQEALNFYADLFNAEVKNRQTYEDKKIDVPSSFRQKLQHAELKGKGVHFMAYDAAPDTPINTGNQVHMSVDLNNKEEAEHLFSNLSSGGQVHHNFREREWGHFGRCTDRYGINWMVNCNK; the protein is encoded by the coding sequence ATGAAAGTTCAATCTTACCTTGCCTTTAACGGCAACTGCCAAGAGGCACTCAATTTTTATGCGGATTTATTCAATGCGGAAGTCAAGAACCGACAAACCTATGAGGACAAGAAAATAGATGTCCCCTCTTCCTTTAGGCAAAAACTGCAGCATGCCGAACTGAAGGGCAAGGGCGTTCACTTTATGGCCTATGATGCAGCACCGGATACGCCTATCAATACCGGTAACCAAGTACATATGAGCGTAGACCTCAATAACAAGGAAGAAGCCGAGCATCTTTTCTCGAATCTATCAAGTGGAGGACAGGTACATCATAATTTCAGAGAGCGGGAATGGGGACATTTCGGAAGGTGTACCGATCGCTACGGAATCAATTGGATGGTAAACTGTAATAAATAG
- a CDS encoding DUF1801 domain-containing protein, whose product MNPKVDAYLNKEGQWQAELRLLRKILSDCQLTETLKWGKPCYSYNGRNVLILYTQKDFCGPGFFKGALLKDPEGILVKPGANSQASRYIKFTDTAQIIKMEAVLKAYMYEAIEVEKAGLKVNFDAKDKLDLSTELQHKFDENPSLKKAFNALTSGRQRGYHLYFSAAKRTETRTSRIEKYIPRILKGYGFHDCVCGHSKRMPSCDGSHKHYS is encoded by the coding sequence ATGAATCCGAAGGTCGATGCATACTTAAATAAAGAAGGGCAGTGGCAGGCAGAATTACGGCTGTTGCGAAAGATTTTATCGGACTGCCAACTGACCGAAACACTTAAGTGGGGGAAACCTTGCTATTCTTATAATGGAAGGAATGTTCTGATACTATATACGCAAAAGGACTTTTGTGGGCCGGGATTTTTTAAAGGGGCTTTGCTAAAGGATCCAGAAGGCATTCTGGTCAAACCGGGAGCTAACTCCCAGGCGAGCCGCTATATTAAATTTACGGATACCGCCCAGATTATAAAGATGGAGGCGGTCTTAAAAGCGTATATGTACGAAGCCATTGAAGTGGAGAAAGCTGGATTGAAAGTAAATTTCGACGCCAAGGACAAACTGGACCTCAGCACAGAACTGCAGCATAAATTTGATGAAAACCCTAGCTTGAAAAAGGCATTCAATGCATTGACCTCAGGCCGACAGAGAGGGTATCACCTTTACTTTTCCGCAGCGAAACGGACCGAGACCAGAACTTCCAGAATTGAAAAATATATTCCGAGAATTCTGAAGGGGTACGGATTTCATGATTGCGTTTGCGGCCATTCGAAAAGAATGCCTAGTTGCGATGGGTCACACAAGCATTATTCCTAG
- a CDS encoding aromatic ring-hydroxylating oxygenase subunit alpha, whose amino-acid sequence MRTIKPVNYITMDFSHAIFPEKLFACWHPVGYGHEIPSDKPFGTFLLDEPLVVWRTADGDVHAMRDVCIHRGTALSLGWIKDDCIVCPYHAWQFDKKGDCVKIPQAPDTEIPNKAKTPTYHCQEKFGLVWVAFKTPVYELPDIPEFENQEWKLVKTGPFDWKSDSSRQVENFTDFGHFPWVHPGLLGDPERPEVPECKVTVKDSVLHYSVVRPEATNSDDFPIFANDDVVQPERQSVYELHLPYTIVLRLGWGGRKGMVYFFTSQPISHKQCRGFCIIGRNYDRDEPDTILQEFEQVIFDQDKRIVESQRPEQVPFDFTEELHLKFDAVAMNYRRAMKKQGLHY is encoded by the coding sequence ATGAGAACAATCAAACCTGTTAATTATATAACAATGGACTTCAGTCATGCCATTTTCCCCGAAAAATTATTCGCCTGTTGGCATCCGGTCGGTTACGGGCACGAAATACCATCCGATAAGCCCTTCGGGACTTTTCTATTGGATGAGCCTTTGGTCGTTTGGCGAACCGCGGATGGAGATGTACATGCGATGCGCGATGTCTGTATCCATCGGGGCACGGCCCTTTCCTTAGGTTGGATAAAAGATGATTGCATCGTATGCCCCTATCATGCCTGGCAATTTGATAAGAAAGGGGATTGTGTAAAGATTCCCCAAGCCCCGGATACCGAAATACCAAACAAGGCCAAAACACCGACCTATCACTGCCAGGAAAAATTCGGTTTGGTATGGGTCGCTTTTAAGACCCCTGTATATGAGCTTCCCGACATTCCAGAATTTGAAAACCAAGAGTGGAAATTGGTAAAAACCGGCCCTTTCGATTGGAAAAGCGATAGCTCTAGACAGGTCGAGAATTTTACCGATTTCGGACACTTCCCTTGGGTGCATCCTGGGTTACTGGGAGATCCCGAGCGACCAGAAGTTCCGGAATGCAAGGTAACGGTCAAAGATTCCGTTTTACACTATTCCGTTGTACGGCCCGAGGCGACCAATAGTGACGACTTTCCGATTTTTGCCAATGACGACGTGGTGCAACCAGAGCGCCAAAGCGTTTACGAGTTACATCTACCCTACACTATTGTGCTCAGGCTGGGATGGGGTGGCCGGAAAGGTATGGTCTATTTTTTTACCTCCCAACCTATTTCACATAAGCAATGTCGAGGCTTTTGCATTATCGGTCGCAATTATGACCGCGATGAGCCAGATACCATTTTGCAAGAGTTTGAACAGGTGATTTTCGACCAGGACAAACGTATTGTTGAATCGCAACGCCCTGAACAAGTACCTTTCGACTTTACCGAAGAGTTGCATTTAAAATTCGATGCGGTTGCAATGAACTACCGTCGTGCGATGAAGAAACAAGGATTACACTATTAA